GCCTCAAGGGCCTCCTCCTGGGCATATGCCCTAGTTTCAACAATGCCTTCCCTAACAAGTAGTGATAGGCTTGGGGCTGCTCCATGGTACCTTAACCCGGCGGCGTGGCTTGGTGGTGGTACGTAATTGTGCCCAAGGGTCAGCATCCTAATCATGGGTAGTAATCCCCCTGAGTCTGGGAAGTCATACTCATACTTACCTTGAGTTAGCTTTGGGGCTGCCTTGGATTCAACTGCAAGAAACCTAGTCTTGTCGAAGCCTTCACCCCTCAGTTTAGCGCCTATGAATGGGTATGTTAAGCCGGCGAAGTTACTTCCACCACCAACGCAGCCAACCACTAGGTCAGGTTCCTCCGGTATTTGGCTGAGGGCCTCTTGCCCAATAACGGTCTGGTGCATTAGGACAAACTCAAGGACGCTACCTGGAATGTACCTCCGTCCCTCACCTTGAAGTACATAATCTATTGCCTCACTTATTGCTAAACCTAAGCTACCTGGGTGATTTGGATTAGCCTTAACCGCATCAATACCGTACTTAGTGACCTCACTGGGGCTTGGGTAAACAGTGGCACCGTAGGTTCTCATGAACATGACCCTCTGTTTCTTACTCAAGTAGGAGCTCCTAGTCATGAAGACTACAGCCTTAATCCCAATTAACGCGGCGGCTATGGATACCGCTAAGCCCCATTGCCCAGCCCCAGTCTCAGTGGCGACTTCCTTGGCGCCATCCTTAAGGGCATAGTAAACCTGTGGTACGGCAGTGTTAAGCTTATGTGAACCACCTGGTAATGCACCCTCAAACTTATAATACACCTTAACGCCATTGCCTATTAACCTTTCCAACCCCCTAGCCCTCCTTAGTGGTGTGGGTCTACCAAGCCTCATGTATATTTCCTTAACCTCATCAGGAATAGGTACGTACATTAATGATGTGAACTCTTGGTGAAGAAGCTCACTTGGCATTATCCTATTAAGTAGCGCTATCCTGGATTCCCCCTCATATGGATCCATTGGTGGTGGAAGTGGTTTAGGTAGGTCAACTGCAATATTATACCAGTAGGCTGGGACATTAGTCATGGTAAACCACCCCTAAGACCCTTAAGGAAGTTTAAGGCATCATTAAGATCATTAATTCTTTGAATGAACGCTGAACCAACAACAACACCATCAGCCCCAGCCTTAACTAATGACCTAACCATGTCAGGATTATTAACTGCGAAGCCAACAACTAGGAAGGTGTCGCCTAAAATACCCCTAATAGTCACCACGTTCTGCTCAATGTAAATAGGTAACTTAATGCCGGTGGCAGCGTATAGGCCTAGGTATATGAATAATGGTTCCTGTTCACTCAGTCTCCTAATTAACCTATAGGGGGTTTTACTTGATATGAAGAAGCTGGGTGTTAATCCACTGCTCCTCATTACTTCAATATATTTATCTATTAATTCAGGGTAGTCGAATATTAGGTCAGGGAATAGCACTGTTACTGCTCCAACATCACTAGCAACTTTAGCCACATCATTAAGTGAATTATAGTAGTCACTAATGTAACCCATTAGCACTGGTACCTTACTGTACTTACTGTAATCATCAACAACCTTAATGGCCTCAAGCCCCATTAGTTCAGCGCCTTGATGAGCCATCCTAATAACTGGCCCATCATACTTAGGGTCACGGGTTGGTATACCAATCTCCAGGAAGTCCACCAGGCCCTTTATCTTATCAAGGACTTCTATGAAGCGTCTACTGCTTGGGTATGTTGCAGTTAAATATAGGCCCAAGGCGGGCCTACTTATACCCATTGGAGCTTACCGTCCCTCATAGGTGTAGTTCAGTTAACTATTTTTAAGCATTACTGCGCTATAAACGCTAAAGTGAACATTATTGGACATGAAATGTTTTAAAAACTAAGGCCCAGTAGCTGACTTATGCAGTATGTTAAGCTTGGTTGGTCTGGGGTTAAGGTTTCGCAACTATGCTTAGGCACCTGGTACCTGCCTAGGCTTAATGAGAGGGATGAGTACGGTGTTCATAAGGTTGATGTTAATACAACCATTAAAATCATGAGGAGGGCTTATGATGAGGGAATCAACTGCATCGACACGGCTAACAGGTACCATGGGGCAATGGCGCCCGTCGACCTTAACCACGTGGGCAACTCGGAGAAAGTCGTTGGTGAATTCCTGAAGACTGTGGACAGGGAGTCCATTGTATTAGCCACTAAGGTTAGGGGACAGATGGCTCCTTGGCCTAATGGTGAGGGGTTGTCTAGGAAGCACATTAGGTGGCAGATTAAGGAATCATTAAGGAGACTTGGCTTAGAGTACGTTGACCTATATCAAATACATGCCCCCGATCCTGATACTCCTAAGATTGAGACTCTTAGGACTCTTAACTACCTTGTTGAGGATGGTTTAGTCAACTACATTGGTGAAAGCAATCACCCAGCCCACGACATAGTAGAATTCATGGAACTAGCCGATAAGCATAACCTAGAGCCATTCACAACAATGCAGGAGGTTTACAATGTCCTCAGTAGGGATATTGAGAGAGACAAGATACCTGTAGCCAAGAGGTACGGCATGGCAATACTAGCCTACTCACCCCTAGCCCAAGGAGTATTAACAGGCAAGTACGTTGACTTCAACACTAAGAAGTGGACCACACCCAGTGATTCAAGGGCAGCAATATCAAGTGGCCTACAAGGGTACTTCAATGATAGGAACCTTAAGATTCTCCTTGAGCTTAATGAAATAGCTAAGTCCAAGGGAGCTACCTTAAGTCAAGTCTCATTGGCATGGTTAATAAGCATGCAGGAGAGGTTCGGAGTCAATATAATACCCATCATAGGGGTAAGCAGAATGGAGCACCTTGAGGACAATTTAGGGGCATTAAACGTGAAGCTAAGCCAAGACGATTTAAAGAGAATTGATGAGGTCTTAAAGACTCAGTAGCTAAATAATTCACTACGGTCTAAGTTAATCATTATTCATGATTAATAGTTGAGATTAAAGGCCATGAATCTACTTTATCAATTTAATTCACACATAATGATTAATCAAGCAATGAAGTAAATTAATGCACGTTAGAATCACTAAGTGGATTTTCGCAGAAATGTTCACGGAGTCAATTTAACCTTATAATGCTCATTAATGGAACCTTATTCGTATAATCCGCTACGTTAAGATCTGGTTAAGAACCATAGATTAAGGTAATTACGATGTAATGCTTTTATAGGAATTAAATAGAGTTCATTAATATATGTGGCTTGCAGTTCTTTCATCAAATGAATTAAGGAAGGGTAAACCCCTTGGTGTTAGAAGGCTTGGCCTTGACTTAGTGTTTTGGCGAGATGAGTCAGGTAAAGTTAATGCACTACTTGATAATTGCCCACATAGGCATGCCAAGTTATCTCTAGGTAAAGTGATTGACGGTAACATTCAGTGTCCATACCATGGATTTGAATTCAATGGTTCAGGGAATGTTGTCAAGATCCCTGCCCTAGGTAGTGCATCGGAAATGCCTAAGTACTTAAAGGCTTTTCCTATTCCAGTGCATGAGGATTATGGCATCATTTGGATTTGGTATGGTGACGGTAATCCAAGTGATTCACCAAGGTTCTTTAACGATATGAGGGGATTAACCGTGTACTCTGAGATAAGTGAGGTGTGGGGTGTATCTTTACCTAGGGCTGTTGAGAATCAGCTGGATGTTTTTCACTTGCCTTTCGTTCATTATAATACGATAGGTAGGGGAGGTAGGACGCTTGTGAATGGGCCATTAGTTAAAATTATCGATGAATACTCCTTCATTGTTTACCCATTTAATGAAGTAGATAGGGGTCAAAGACCCTTAAGGAGTAGTCAAATAGATGCAAGCTTGTTAAGGAATTACTTATGGTTCATTTACCCAAACCTTTGGGAGAACTACGTATCAGAGGGCATGAGAATAGTGGCATTCTTCGCACCTATT
This genomic interval from Caldivirga sp. contains the following:
- a CDS encoding aromatic ring-hydroxylating dioxygenase subunit alpha — translated: MWLAVLSSNELRKGKPLGVRRLGLDLVFWRDESGKVNALLDNCPHRHAKLSLGKVIDGNIQCPYHGFEFNGSGNVVKIPALGSASEMPKYLKAFPIPVHEDYGIIWIWYGDGNPSDSPRFFNDMRGLTVYSEISEVWGVSLPRAVENQLDVFHLPFVHYNTIGRGGRTLVNGPLVKIIDEYSFIVYPFNEVDRGQRPLRSSQIDASLLRNYLWFIYPNLWENYVSEGMRIVAFFAPINATNTKIYVRLYMDVTGIKMIDKILTKLLMPFNAYVLHQDRRVVLTQDNDVKRDKLIHADYPIALYRRMLFKDVELNKLLSASR
- a CDS encoding TrpB-like pyridoxal phosphate-dependent enzyme, with the translated sequence MTNVPAYWYNIAVDLPKPLPPPMDPYEGESRIALLNRIMPSELLHQEFTSLMYVPIPDEVKEIYMRLGRPTPLRRARGLERLIGNGVKVYYKFEGALPGGSHKLNTAVPQVYYALKDGAKEVATETGAGQWGLAVSIAAALIGIKAVVFMTRSSYLSKKQRVMFMRTYGATVYPSPSEVTKYGIDAVKANPNHPGSLGLAISEAIDYVLQGEGRRYIPGSVLEFVLMHQTVIGQEALSQIPEEPDLVVGCVGGGSNFAGLTYPFIGAKLRGEGFDKTRFLAVESKAAPKLTQGKYEYDFPDSGGLLPMIRMLTLGHNYVPPPSHAAGLRYHGAAPSLSLLVREGIVETRAYAQEEALEAGVLFARSEGIIPAPESSHAIRAVIDEAKRMPRGSVILFNLSGHGLLDPDAYERVSVQ
- the trpA gene encoding tryptophan synthase subunit alpha: MGISRPALGLYLTATYPSSRRFIEVLDKIKGLVDFLEIGIPTRDPKYDGPVIRMAHQGAELMGLEAIKVVDDYSKYSKVPVLMGYISDYYNSLNDVAKVASDVGAVTVLFPDLIFDYPELIDKYIEVMRSSGLTPSFFISSKTPYRLIRRLSEQEPLFIYLGLYAATGIKLPIYIEQNVVTIRGILGDTFLVVGFAVNNPDMVRSLVKAGADGVVVGSAFIQRINDLNDALNFLKGLRGGLP
- a CDS encoding aldo/keto reductase, whose protein sequence is MQYVKLGWSGVKVSQLCLGTWYLPRLNERDEYGVHKVDVNTTIKIMRRAYDEGINCIDTANRYHGAMAPVDLNHVGNSEKVVGEFLKTVDRESIVLATKVRGQMAPWPNGEGLSRKHIRWQIKESLRRLGLEYVDLYQIHAPDPDTPKIETLRTLNYLVEDGLVNYIGESNHPAHDIVEFMELADKHNLEPFTTMQEVYNVLSRDIERDKIPVAKRYGMAILAYSPLAQGVLTGKYVDFNTKKWTTPSDSRAAISSGLQGYFNDRNLKILLELNEIAKSKGATLSQVSLAWLISMQERFGVNIIPIIGVSRMEHLEDNLGALNVKLSQDDLKRIDEVLKTQ